The window ACTCACGGATGTCTTCACGGTGGACGACCGCCGGACGGGCTTCGTCGGCGCCGGCCTGCCGGCCGAGAAACAGGCCGGACTCGAGGGCGTGCCCGAGGACGGCCCCGTCCCGGAGGCGAGTCCGCTGTTCATGGGGTTCAAGGCCGGCTTCGCGAAGAACCAGGCGCCCGAGGACCGCGTGACCATCCAGGAGGGTCCGTTCGCCGGCGGCACCACGAAACACGTCGCCAACCTCCGGCAGCGGCTGTCGGACTGGTACGGCGAACAGGACTTCGCCGACCAGGTGATGGAGATGTTCTCGCCGATGCACGCCGAGAACAACTGGGTCGAGGGGGTCGGCGCGAACCTCGGCGACGGCTCCCGCGTGGACGCGACGCTCGACACCATCCGCGAGCAGGCCCGCGAACACGGTCGCGTCGGCCACGCGCAGAAGGCCGCCCGCGCGAACCGGGACGCGGACGGCGGCGTGAAGCTCAACCGCCGACACTTCGAGTCCGCCGACGACGGCATCGCCAGCCTCCACTTCCCCTCGCTCCAGCGCGAGATGAGCGAGTTCGACGCCGTCCGCGAGGCGATGAACGGCCAGGACCTGACCGAGGTGACACCCGCGGTCCGCCAGCGCGTGAACAACGGCATCCTCGAGTACATCTTCGTCCGCCATCGCGGCAACTTCCTCGTGCCGCCGCGGGAGATCCGGTCGTTGCCGACGCCGCAGGGAGAAGTTCCAGAGTAGAGGAATTTCCCCACAATATCTCCTATTTATCCATAATTCGAGGATTATATATTAAACTCTGAATCTGAGCATACATCTCGTCAGAGACGAAAGTCAGCGACAGGGATGGCTACGAAGGGCGAGCGCGCGAGGGCTTCGTAGGTCTCACCGTCGTCGCCGAAGTCGTCGTCGCCGTGGAGCGCGGGGGCTTCGCAGGTGCCGCTGTCGTCGTAAGAGCGCGAGGGCTTCGGAACCACCCCCATGCCGCCGTCGCGGACAGTTCGGGGACAACATCGACACGGCTGGTACATCGCCCGGAGTTAAGCCGCCGACCCACCAACGCCCGCTCATGACCGTCTACGAGACCGACGTGCCGGGCGTCGGCAAGAAGTTCGAGGTGGACGTGGGCGGCGGGGCCCGCGCGGTCGTCCTGCTCCATCACGACGGCCGGGTCGAACTCTTCCGCCGGCCGGACGCGGACGCCGACTCCCAGAAGGTGTTCGAGTTGACGAGCCAGCAGGCCAACTACCTCGGCTCCATCCTCGAGGGCGCGTACTTCGAGACCGTCGACATGGACCGGCTCTCCGTCCCGCTGGGCGACGCCATCATCGAGTGGGTCGACATCACCGACGCCTCACCCGTCGCCGGAAGGACGCTCGCGGAGGCCGACCTCCGGGCGGTGTCGGGCGTCTCGGTCATCGCCGTCCAGCGCGGGCCCGACACCGTCCCGAACCCGGGCCCCGACTTCCGCGTCGAGCCCGGCGACATCCTCGTGACGCTCGGCACCCGCGAGCAGCAGTCGGTCTTCGCCGACCGCTGCCAGGGCGGGGACGCGACCATCGATGGGATGGACGACGGCGCCGGTGCGGACGGCACGGACGGGGCCTGAGCGTGGCCGCGACGGAGTCGCTCCTGCTGGCCGCGGGCGTCATGTTCGCGACGCTGGCCATCGGCGGCGCACTCGCCACCCGGCTCGACCAG of the Haloglomus salinum genome contains:
- a CDS encoding DUF7405 family protein, producing the protein MTGPNTDRSRRDVLKAAVAVGGSVGLSACLDAVGYQGADRPPVPSGPADLSTLPTRQFAWGEFIRRDEFGNEQLPRHQTLLYLNLHGEGAPTADQRATVERALTRLDEAYAWSHEGLLRSIAYTPEYFQRYGAMPEGVDIYPAKRLSSFETPDFDRQDALLHLASDRPDALLEAELALTGERATANGVEFDAALTDVFTVDDRRTGFVGAGLPAEKQAGLEGVPEDGPVPEASPLFMGFKAGFAKNQAPEDRVTIQEGPFAGGTTKHVANLRQRLSDWYGEQDFADQVMEMFSPMHAENNWVEGVGANLGDGSRVDATLDTIREQAREHGRVGHAQKAARANRDADGGVKLNRRHFESADDGIASLHFPSLQREMSEFDAVREAMNGQDLTEVTPAVRQRVNNGILEYIFVRHRGNFLVPPREIRSLPTPQGEVPE
- a CDS encoding cation:proton antiporter regulatory subunit; its protein translation is MTVYETDVPGVGKKFEVDVGGGARAVVLLHHDGRVELFRRPDADADSQKVFELTSQQANYLGSILEGAYFETVDMDRLSVPLGDAIIEWVDITDASPVAGRTLAEADLRAVSGVSVIAVQRGPDTVPNPGPDFRVEPGDILVTLGTREQQSVFADRCQGGDATIDGMDDGAGADGTDGA